In Micromonospora sp. NBC_01813, the following are encoded in one genomic region:
- the queC gene encoding 7-cyano-7-deazaguanine synthase QueC produces MAIVSGGLDSTTLAYWLRRHANGLTILSVDYGQRHRKELQFARATARVLDAAHHTADLASLGALLGGSALTDTAVAVPNGHYTDASMAITVVPNRNALLLDVAVGLATVLGADTVAFGAHGGDHAVYPDCRPEFLAAYQQMVTVAGAGFLPDGFQVIAPFMAMTKTDIVALANRLAVPADSTWSCYRGGDLHCGTCGTCVERREAFALAGVADPTRYADATDAGRVG; encoded by the coding sequence GTGGCCATCGTGTCCGGAGGGCTCGACAGCACCACCCTGGCCTACTGGTTGCGTAGGCACGCCAACGGTTTGACGATACTGTCCGTCGACTATGGTCAGCGGCACCGTAAGGAGTTGCAGTTCGCGCGGGCGACGGCCCGTGTTCTCGACGCGGCGCACCACACCGCCGACCTGGCGTCACTGGGCGCGCTGCTGGGTGGGTCTGCGCTTACCGATACGGCCGTGGCGGTGCCCAACGGGCATTACACCGACGCGTCGATGGCGATCACCGTGGTCCCGAACCGCAACGCCCTGCTGCTTGACGTGGCGGTCGGTTTGGCCACCGTGCTGGGCGCGGACACGGTCGCGTTCGGCGCGCATGGCGGCGACCACGCGGTCTATCCCGACTGCCGGCCCGAGTTCCTTGCCGCCTATCAGCAGATGGTGACGGTGGCCGGGGCCGGCTTCCTGCCCGACGGGTTCCAGGTCATCGCACCGTTCATGGCGATGACCAAGACCGACATCGTGGCGCTCGCCAACCGGCTCGCCGTTCCGGCGGACAGCACCTGGTCGTGCTACCGCGGCGGCGACCTGCATTGCGGAACGTGCGGTACGTGCGTGGAACGTCGTGAGGCGTTCGCTCTCGCTGGCGTCGCCGACCCGACCCGCTACGCGGATGCCACCGACGCCGGCCGGGTGGGCTAG
- a CDS encoding 6-pyruvoyl trahydropterin synthase family protein yields MYRIGKAFTFEAGHWLTGLPDGHRCARQHGHSYIVEVVLASPTLTDPGFVVDFGELAPLKDHLDQAFDHRVLNDVVPVVPTSENLARVVFEWCAAKLTLPHDAVVESVRIRETAATWAEYHPVPVGRRHS; encoded by the coding sequence ATGTACCGCATCGGTAAGGCTTTCACATTCGAGGCGGGGCATTGGCTGACCGGCTTGCCCGACGGCCACAGGTGCGCCCGTCAGCACGGCCACTCGTACATCGTCGAGGTCGTCCTAGCTTCGCCGACGTTGACCGATCCTGGTTTCGTGGTCGACTTCGGCGAGCTGGCGCCGCTGAAGGACCACCTGGATCAGGCGTTCGACCATCGTGTGCTCAACGACGTCGTCCCGGTCGTGCCGACCAGCGAAAACCTCGCCCGGGTGGTGTTCGAGTGGTGCGCCGCCAAGCTCACCCTGCCCCATGACGCCGTCGTCGAGTCTGTCCGGATCCGTGAAACGGCTGCCACTTGGGCGGAGTACCACCCGGTGCCCGTCGGCAGGAGACATTCATGA